Proteins encoded in a region of the Podarcis muralis chromosome 2, rPodMur119.hap1.1, whole genome shotgun sequence genome:
- the DDR1 gene encoding epithelial discoidin domain-containing receptor 1 isoform X2, with translation MVGLAALCLLLSASLGASELEEHFDPAKCRYALGMQDRTIPDEALSASSSWSDSTAAKHSRLALSEGDGAWCPAGPVYPNDAEYLEIDLRRLHFLTLVGTQGRHASGHGKEFARSYRLHYSRDGHRWMPWRDRWGNEVISGNENTEEVVLKDLGPPVIARYVRFYPRADRVMSVCLRVELYGCVWKDGLQSYTAPLGQVMPLVPEPVYLNDSTYDGHSVSNLHFGGLGQLTDGVIGLDDFTHNKELRVWPGYDYVGWRNSSFPKGFVEMEFEFDQLRAFTYMKVHCNNMHTHGVSVFRQVDCLFKRSLATAWEPTPVSQQLAVDVRDPSARSLTVDLGGRLGKFVQCHFHFAGEWMLFSEVGFLSDVVDDPSFSASSRRPPVIALPHPSGHDTPISPALGSAQSEKANIGSNLTLQDLESQGEPKSGQPIAKDDNSNTSILIGCLVAIILLLLVVIFLILWRQYWQKILGKAQRRISDDDLTVHLSAPSDTIVINNTMGSHRHSNRYERIHSGETEYQEPNRARMKLPDLPHSVENSACGADYMEPETAGSQPGFQNNVPHYAEADIINLQGVTGGNTYAVPAIAVDALAGKDMALGEFPRERLIFKEKLGEGQFGEVHLCEVENPQDLPSLEFPFNVRKGRPLLVAVKILRSDATKNARNDFLKEVKIMSRLKDLNIVRLLGVCVRDDPLCMITEYMENGDLNQFLSGHEMEDKLGGSPSGKPTIGYPTLVHVGAQIASGMAFLASLNFVHRDLATRNCLVGEGFTIKIADFGMSRNLYAGDYYRIQGRAVLPIRWMAWECILMGKFTTASDVWAFGVTLWEVLMLCQEQPYSQLTDEAVIENAGEFFRHQGKQVYLSRPPACPLAVYEMMLRCWAREAKDRPSFQHLHRFLAEDALNMV, from the exons CTAAGTGTCGCTATGCATTGGGCATGCAGGATCGCACCATCCCGGATGAGGCCCTCTCAGCCTCCAGCTCATGGTCCGACTCGACGGCCGCCAAACACAGCAG GTTGGCGCTGAGCGAGGGAGATGGAGCCTGGTGCCCTGCAGGACCCGTCTACCCTAATGATGCGGAGTACTTGGAGATAGACCTGCGGCGGCTGCACTTCTTAACCTTGGTGGGCACGCAGGGTCGCCATGCGAGCGGTCACGGCAAAGAGTTTGCCCGCTCCTACCGGCTACACTACAGCCGGGACGGGCACCGCTGGATGCCTTGGCGGGACCGGTGGGGCAATGAG GTGATTTCGGGTAATGAAAATACAGAAGAAGTGGTGCTGAAGGACCTGGGCCCCCCGGTTATTGCCCGTTATGTCCGCTTCTACCCACGTGCGGACCGAGTCATGAGTGTCTGCCTGCGCGTGGAGCTCTATGGCTGCGTCTGGAAAG ATGGACTTCAGTCGTACACGGCTCCTCTCGGCCAGGTCATGCCTCTAGTTCCAGAACCAGTCTACCTGAATGACTCCACTTACGATGGGCACAGCGTCAGCAA CTTGCATTTTGGGGGCCTTGGCCAGCTGACCGATGGGGTGATTGGCCTGGACGATTTCACCCACAACAAAGAGCTGCGCGTCTGGCCAGGGTACGACTACGTAGGCTGGAGGAATAGCTCTTTCCCCAAGGGGTTCGTCGAGATGGAGTTTGAGTTTGACCAGCTCAGAGCCTTCACTTACATGAAG GTCCACTGCAACAACATGCACACGCACGGGGTGAGCGTCTTCCGGCAGGTCGACTGCCTCTTCAAGCGCAGCCTGGCCACGGCCTGGGAGCCCACGCCTGTCTCGCAACAACTCGCCGTGGACGTGAGGGATCCCAGCGCCCGGTCCCTCACGGTGGACCTGGGAGGGCGGCTCGGCAAGTTCGTCCAGTGCCACTTCCACTTTGCCGGCGAGTGGATGCTTTTCAGCGAAGTTGGCTTTCTCTCTG atgttgtggatgaCCCCTCCTTCTCCGCCTCAAGCCGCCGCCCTCCTGTGATCGCTCTACCTCACCCCTCGGGCCACGACACTCCCATCTCACCGGCTCTGGGTTCTGCGCAGAGCGAAAAAGCCAACATTGGCTCAAACCTCACGCTCCAAG ATCTGGAAAGTCAAGGGGAACCAAAATCAGGGCAGCCCATTGCAAAGGACGACAACAGCAACACCTCCATCCTGATTGGGTGCCTGGTGGCTATCATCCTTCTCCTATTGGTTGTCATCTTCCTCATCCTCTGGCGGCAATATTGGCAGAAGATCTTGGGGAAG GCGCAACGCCGCATCTCAGACGACGACCTCACCGTCCACCTCTCGGCGCCAAGCGACACCATCGTCATCAACAACACGATGGGCTCCCACCGGCACTCGAACCGCTACGAGCGCATCCACTCGGGGGAGACGGAGTACCAGGAGCCCAACAGGGCCCGCATGAAACTGCCGGATCTGCCCCACAGCGTCGAGAACTCCG CGTGTGGTGCTGACTACATGGAACCGGAAACTGCGGGAAGCCAGCCAGGCTTCCAGAACAACGTTCCGCATTACGCTGAAGCCGACATCATCAACCTTCAAGGGGTGACGGGCGGGAACACCTATGCGGTCCCGGCTATCGCGGTGGACGCCCTTGCTGGCAAGGACATGGCGCTGGGCGAGTTTCCCCGGGAGAGGCTCATCTTCAAGGAGAAGCTGGGCGAGGGGCAGTTTGGAGAG gtcCACTTGTGTGAAGTGGAAAACCCACAGGACCTTCCGAGCCTGGAGTTCCCCTTCAATGTGCGCAAGGGGCGCCCTCTGCTGGTGGCCGTGAAGATTCTACGCTCTGACGCCACTAAGAATGCCAG GAACGATTTCCTGAAGGAGGTGAAGATCATGTCTCGCCTGAAGGACCTCAACATCGTCCGGCTCTTGGGTGTTTGCGTGAGAGACGACCCCCTGTGCATGATCACCGAGTACATGGAGAACGGAGACCTCAACCAGTTCCTCAGCGGACATGAGATGGAAGACAAGCTGGGCGGGAGCCCCAGTGGGAAGCCGACAATCGG CTACCCTACCCTGGTCCACGTGGGGGCCCAGATTGCCTCAGGAATGGCCTTCCTTGCCTCCCTCAACTTCGTGCACCGGGACCTGGCGACGCGGAACTGCCTGGTTGGCGAAGGTTTCACCATCAAGATCGCCGACTTTGGCATGAGCCGGAACCTCTACGCCGGGGACTATTACCGCATCCAGGGCCGAGCAGTGCTGCCGATCCGCTGGATGGCTTGGGAGTGCATCCTCATG GGCAAGTTCACCACAGCCAGCGACGTCTGGGCGTTTGGCGTCACACTTTGGGAGGTGCTTATGCTGTGCCAGGAACAGCCCTACAGCCAGCTGACCGATGAAGCCGTCATCGAGAACGCCGGCGAGTTCTTCCGGCACCAGGGCAAACAG GTCTATCTCTCTCGTCCTCCTGCCTGCCCGCTGGCTGTCTACGAGATGATGCTGAGGTGCTGGGCGCGAGAGGCTAAGGACCGCCCCTCTTTCCAACATCTGCACCGCTTCCTGGCTGAAGATGCCCTCAATATGGTGTGA
- the DDR1 gene encoding epithelial discoidin domain-containing receptor 1 isoform X1, translating to MVGLAALCLLLSASLGASELEEHFDPAKCRYALGMQDRTIPDEALSASSSWSDSTAAKHSRLALSEGDGAWCPAGPVYPNDAEYLEIDLRRLHFLTLVGTQGRHASGHGKEFARSYRLHYSRDGHRWMPWRDRWGNEVISGNENTEEVVLKDLGPPVIARYVRFYPRADRVMSVCLRVELYGCVWKDGLQSYTAPLGQVMPLVPEPVYLNDSTYDGHSVSNLHFGGLGQLTDGVIGLDDFTHNKELRVWPGYDYVGWRNSSFPKGFVEMEFEFDQLRAFTYMKVHCNNMHTHGVSVFRQVDCLFKRSLATAWEPTPVSQQLAVDVRDPSARSLTVDLGGRLGKFVQCHFHFAGEWMLFSEVGFLSDVVDDPSFSASSRRPPVIALPHPSGHDTPISPALGSAQSEKANIGSNLTLQDLESQGEPKSGQPIAKDDNSNTSILIGCLVAIILLLLVVIFLILWRQYWQKILGKAQRRISDDDLTVHLSAPSDTIVINNTMGSHRHSNRYERIHSGETEYQEPNRARMKLPDLPHSVENSALLLSNPAYHLFLATYAQPMGRPAFPPPNRVKPINTNACGADYMEPETAGSQPGFQNNVPHYAEADIINLQGVTGGNTYAVPAIAVDALAGKDMALGEFPRERLIFKEKLGEGQFGEVHLCEVENPQDLPSLEFPFNVRKGRPLLVAVKILRSDATKNARNDFLKEVKIMSRLKDLNIVRLLGVCVRDDPLCMITEYMENGDLNQFLSGHEMEDKLGGSPSGKPTIGYPTLVHVGAQIASGMAFLASLNFVHRDLATRNCLVGEGFTIKIADFGMSRNLYAGDYYRIQGRAVLPIRWMAWECILMGKFTTASDVWAFGVTLWEVLMLCQEQPYSQLTDEAVIENAGEFFRHQGKQVYLSRPPACPLAVYEMMLRCWAREAKDRPSFQHLHRFLAEDALNMV from the exons CTAAGTGTCGCTATGCATTGGGCATGCAGGATCGCACCATCCCGGATGAGGCCCTCTCAGCCTCCAGCTCATGGTCCGACTCGACGGCCGCCAAACACAGCAG GTTGGCGCTGAGCGAGGGAGATGGAGCCTGGTGCCCTGCAGGACCCGTCTACCCTAATGATGCGGAGTACTTGGAGATAGACCTGCGGCGGCTGCACTTCTTAACCTTGGTGGGCACGCAGGGTCGCCATGCGAGCGGTCACGGCAAAGAGTTTGCCCGCTCCTACCGGCTACACTACAGCCGGGACGGGCACCGCTGGATGCCTTGGCGGGACCGGTGGGGCAATGAG GTGATTTCGGGTAATGAAAATACAGAAGAAGTGGTGCTGAAGGACCTGGGCCCCCCGGTTATTGCCCGTTATGTCCGCTTCTACCCACGTGCGGACCGAGTCATGAGTGTCTGCCTGCGCGTGGAGCTCTATGGCTGCGTCTGGAAAG ATGGACTTCAGTCGTACACGGCTCCTCTCGGCCAGGTCATGCCTCTAGTTCCAGAACCAGTCTACCTGAATGACTCCACTTACGATGGGCACAGCGTCAGCAA CTTGCATTTTGGGGGCCTTGGCCAGCTGACCGATGGGGTGATTGGCCTGGACGATTTCACCCACAACAAAGAGCTGCGCGTCTGGCCAGGGTACGACTACGTAGGCTGGAGGAATAGCTCTTTCCCCAAGGGGTTCGTCGAGATGGAGTTTGAGTTTGACCAGCTCAGAGCCTTCACTTACATGAAG GTCCACTGCAACAACATGCACACGCACGGGGTGAGCGTCTTCCGGCAGGTCGACTGCCTCTTCAAGCGCAGCCTGGCCACGGCCTGGGAGCCCACGCCTGTCTCGCAACAACTCGCCGTGGACGTGAGGGATCCCAGCGCCCGGTCCCTCACGGTGGACCTGGGAGGGCGGCTCGGCAAGTTCGTCCAGTGCCACTTCCACTTTGCCGGCGAGTGGATGCTTTTCAGCGAAGTTGGCTTTCTCTCTG atgttgtggatgaCCCCTCCTTCTCCGCCTCAAGCCGCCGCCCTCCTGTGATCGCTCTACCTCACCCCTCGGGCCACGACACTCCCATCTCACCGGCTCTGGGTTCTGCGCAGAGCGAAAAAGCCAACATTGGCTCAAACCTCACGCTCCAAG ATCTGGAAAGTCAAGGGGAACCAAAATCAGGGCAGCCCATTGCAAAGGACGACAACAGCAACACCTCCATCCTGATTGGGTGCCTGGTGGCTATCATCCTTCTCCTATTGGTTGTCATCTTCCTCATCCTCTGGCGGCAATATTGGCAGAAGATCTTGGGGAAG GCGCAACGCCGCATCTCAGACGACGACCTCACCGTCCACCTCTCGGCGCCAAGCGACACCATCGTCATCAACAACACGATGGGCTCCCACCGGCACTCGAACCGCTACGAGCGCATCCACTCGGGGGAGACGGAGTACCAGGAGCCCAACAGGGCCCGCATGAAACTGCCGGATCTGCCCCACAGCGTCGAGAACTCCG CTCTGCTGCTCAGCAACCCGGCTTACCACCTCTTCCTGGCCACTTATGCCCAGCCAATGGGAAGGCCTGCTTTCCCGCCACCCAACCGGGTTAAGCCAATCAACACCAATG CGTGTGGTGCTGACTACATGGAACCGGAAACTGCGGGAAGCCAGCCAGGCTTCCAGAACAACGTTCCGCATTACGCTGAAGCCGACATCATCAACCTTCAAGGGGTGACGGGCGGGAACACCTATGCGGTCCCGGCTATCGCGGTGGACGCCCTTGCTGGCAAGGACATGGCGCTGGGCGAGTTTCCCCGGGAGAGGCTCATCTTCAAGGAGAAGCTGGGCGAGGGGCAGTTTGGAGAG gtcCACTTGTGTGAAGTGGAAAACCCACAGGACCTTCCGAGCCTGGAGTTCCCCTTCAATGTGCGCAAGGGGCGCCCTCTGCTGGTGGCCGTGAAGATTCTACGCTCTGACGCCACTAAGAATGCCAG GAACGATTTCCTGAAGGAGGTGAAGATCATGTCTCGCCTGAAGGACCTCAACATCGTCCGGCTCTTGGGTGTTTGCGTGAGAGACGACCCCCTGTGCATGATCACCGAGTACATGGAGAACGGAGACCTCAACCAGTTCCTCAGCGGACATGAGATGGAAGACAAGCTGGGCGGGAGCCCCAGTGGGAAGCCGACAATCGG CTACCCTACCCTGGTCCACGTGGGGGCCCAGATTGCCTCAGGAATGGCCTTCCTTGCCTCCCTCAACTTCGTGCACCGGGACCTGGCGACGCGGAACTGCCTGGTTGGCGAAGGTTTCACCATCAAGATCGCCGACTTTGGCATGAGCCGGAACCTCTACGCCGGGGACTATTACCGCATCCAGGGCCGAGCAGTGCTGCCGATCCGCTGGATGGCTTGGGAGTGCATCCTCATG GGCAAGTTCACCACAGCCAGCGACGTCTGGGCGTTTGGCGTCACACTTTGGGAGGTGCTTATGCTGTGCCAGGAACAGCCCTACAGCCAGCTGACCGATGAAGCCGTCATCGAGAACGCCGGCGAGTTCTTCCGGCACCAGGGCAAACAG GTCTATCTCTCTCGTCCTCCTGCCTGCCCGCTGGCTGTCTACGAGATGATGCTGAGGTGCTGGGCGCGAGAGGCTAAGGACCGCCCCTCTTTCCAACATCTGCACCGCTTCCTGGCTGAAGATGCCCTCAATATGGTGTGA